A genomic region of Mycobacterium sp. Aquia_213 contains the following coding sequences:
- a CDS encoding cephalosporin hydroxylase family protein has product MNVAERIQTDHQRSVIENVEALAKDQEMARLSAEWTNQSVMRRYSYNFEWLGRPIIQYPQDIVCLQELIWRIKPRVIVETGIAHGGSLILSASVLGLLDLCDALANDVPLDLQAPSRQVIGVDIDIRPHNRTAIEAHPMFKYITMIEGSSIEPNIIQQIHDLARGDGPVLVCLDSNHTHEHVLAELWAYAPLVTPDSYCVVFDTAIEDLGGDAGNFPDRPWSRGNNPKTAVWEFLKSHSEFEIDRKIPQRLQITMAPDGFLRRIR; this is encoded by the coding sequence ATGAACGTGGCCGAACGAATTCAGACCGACCATCAGCGGAGCGTGATCGAGAATGTGGAGGCTCTCGCCAAAGACCAAGAAATGGCTCGCCTGTCTGCGGAATGGACCAATCAAAGCGTTATGCGTCGCTACTCGTACAACTTCGAGTGGCTCGGCCGGCCGATCATCCAATACCCGCAGGACATCGTCTGTCTACAGGAGTTGATTTGGAGGATTAAGCCTCGTGTGATCGTCGAGACGGGAATCGCACATGGAGGTTCATTGATCCTCAGTGCTTCCGTCCTCGGGTTGCTTGACTTATGTGACGCGCTCGCCAATGACGTACCGCTTGACCTGCAGGCTCCCAGCCGGCAGGTCATCGGCGTCGATATCGACATACGGCCTCATAATCGGACCGCGATAGAAGCCCATCCAATGTTTAAATACATTACGATGATCGAAGGATCTAGCATTGAGCCGAACATAATTCAACAGATTCATGATCTGGCGCGCGGCGATGGCCCTGTACTGGTCTGTCTCGACAGCAACCACACGCATGAGCATGTGCTCGCCGAATTGTGGGCCTATGCGCCTCTGGTGACGCCGGATAGCTATTGCGTGGTATTCGATACCGCCATTGAAGACTTGGGCGGCGACGCGGGCAATTTTCCCGACCGGCCGTGGAGTCGGGGCAACAACCCGAAGACGGCAGTCTGGGAATTCCTCAAATCGCATTCCGAGTTCGAGATTGACCGGAAAATTCCGCAAAGATTACAAATAACCATGGCGCCGGACGGTTTTCTCCGCAGGATCCGGTGA
- a CDS encoding TylF/MycF/NovP-related O-methyltransferase has protein sequence MTDYDSRSAYLDLLRRDLTRYGQDELVPVGWYRLGRPLFNARNFMLVRKRPFNQYARDRGLDWPADALTMIGMQRLASLQQCVETVLADGVPGDLVECGVWRGGASILMRAVLSAYGDQTRRVWLADSFAGVPPPDTANYKADKGIRLHRHANVLGIPEAEVRANFERYGLLDEQVRFLPGWFKDTLADAPIGQIAVLRLDGDLYESTIQALDALYPRLSSGGFCIIDDYYALKACEQAVSDYREKHGITAEIVEIDGTGVLWRKP, from the coding sequence GTGACTGATTACGACTCGCGGTCTGCTTATCTCGACCTGCTTCGTCGTGACCTCACTCGATATGGTCAGGATGAGCTGGTACCGGTCGGGTGGTATCGGCTGGGGCGACCACTGTTCAATGCGCGGAATTTCATGCTGGTGCGCAAGCGCCCGTTCAATCAATATGCGCGAGATCGCGGCTTGGATTGGCCGGCTGATGCCTTGACCATGATTGGTATGCAGCGGCTGGCCAGCCTGCAGCAGTGTGTGGAGACGGTGCTGGCCGACGGGGTTCCCGGTGATTTGGTCGAGTGTGGTGTGTGGCGTGGCGGGGCTTCGATTTTGATGCGTGCGGTCCTGTCGGCCTACGGGGACCAGACGCGGCGTGTCTGGCTTGCTGATTCGTTTGCGGGTGTGCCTCCCCCGGATACGGCGAATTACAAGGCGGACAAGGGCATTAGGCTACACCGGCATGCGAACGTCTTAGGGATTCCAGAGGCGGAAGTCAGGGCGAATTTCGAGCGCTATGGGTTGCTCGATGAGCAGGTCCGATTTCTGCCGGGGTGGTTCAAGGACACGTTGGCCGATGCTCCGATCGGGCAGATCGCGGTGTTGCGGCTTGACGGTGATCTGTACGAATCGACGATTCAGGCTCTCGATGCGCTTTACCCGCGTTTGTCGTCGGGGGGTTTTTGCATCATCGACGACTACTACGCCCTGAAAGCGTGTGAGCAAGCGGTCTCTGACTACCGCGAGAAGCACGGAATAACCGCCGAGATCGTGGAAATCGACGGCACCGGCGTGCTCTGGCGCAAGCCCTGA
- a CDS encoding TylF/MycF/NovP-related O-methyltransferase encodes MTATETDSRSAYLDLLRRDLTRYGQDQLVPVGWYRLGRPVLNTRNFMLVRKYPFDQHARELGLDWPTDALTMIGMQRLTSLQHCVETVLADGVPGDLVECGVWRGGASILMRAVLSAYGDQTRRVWLADSFAGVPPPDVANYKADKGIKLHRHAKILGVPEAEVRANFERYGLLDDQVRFIPGWFKDTLADAPVEQISVLRLDGDLYESTIQALDALYPRLSSGGYCIIDDYHALKACEQAVADYREKHGISAKIEEIDGTGVLWRKP; translated from the coding sequence TTGACCGCGACCGAAACTGACTCGCGATCGGCGTATCTCGACCTGCTCCGTCGCGATCTCACCAGATACGGTCAGGACCAGTTGGTGCCCGTCGGGTGGTACCGCCTGGGCCGGCCCGTGCTCAATACCCGCAATTTTATGCTGGTCCGTAAATATCCCTTTGACCAGCATGCGCGGGAGTTGGGCCTGGATTGGCCGACGGACGCCCTGACGATGATTGGAATGCAGCGGCTGACCAGCCTGCAGCATTGCGTCGAGACGGTGCTGGCCGACGGGGTTCCGGGCGACCTGGTCGAGTGTGGTGTGTGGCGCGGCGGCGCTTCGATATTGATGCGTGCGGTTCTTTCGGCTTACGGAGACCAAACGCGACGTGTCTGGCTGGCCGATTCGTTTGCCGGTGTGCCACCCCCAGATGTTGCGAACTACAAAGCCGATAAAGGGATTAAGCTGCACCGCCACGCGAAAATATTGGGCGTCCCGGAGGCGGAAGTCAGGGCGAATTTCGAGCGATATGGGTTGCTCGATGACCAGGTCCGCTTTATCCCCGGCTGGTTCAAGGACACGTTGGCTGATGCTCCGGTTGAGCAGATCTCGGTGCTGCGGCTGGACGGCGATCTGTACGAATCGACGATTCAGGCCCTCGATGCCCTTTACCCGCGCTTGTCGTCCGGAGGCTATTGCATTATCGACGACTACCATGCGCTGAAAGCGTGTGAGCAGGCTGTCGCCGACTACCGCGAGAAGCACGGGATATCCGCCAAGATCGAAGAAATCGACGGCACCGGTGTGCTCTGGCGCAAGCCATAA
- a CDS encoding TylF/MycF/NovP-related O-methyltransferase — protein MANGLDVKTRLLMWWVRGEYWLARTVLPDVYASDGLISFHNDAFLDNPAFQRAYKRGARALPDQDWYQWQWRVHVGLWAAESASKLDGDFVECGVSYGFLSSAIMEHLDWDRLGKTFYLLDTFAGIDSRFVTDTELQSGEFERSQLKLRNGMYVSGVEGVRANFAQWKNQRIIVGAVPETLDQVEARTIAYLHLDMNCAPPEVAALRHFWPRLTPGAFVLLDDYANRGRDEQRAAMDAVAAEVGVVICALPTGQGLLIKPAQ, from the coding sequence GTGGCAAACGGTCTAGACGTTAAGACTCGCCTGCTGATGTGGTGGGTGCGCGGTGAGTATTGGCTCGCCCGCACGGTGCTGCCCGACGTCTACGCGAGCGACGGCCTGATCAGCTTTCACAATGACGCGTTCCTGGACAACCCCGCGTTCCAGCGCGCCTACAAACGTGGCGCGCGTGCCCTCCCTGACCAGGATTGGTACCAGTGGCAGTGGCGGGTGCACGTCGGGCTTTGGGCGGCGGAGAGCGCGAGCAAGCTGGACGGCGATTTCGTCGAGTGTGGCGTCAGTTATGGGTTCTTGAGCAGCGCCATCATGGAGCACCTGGACTGGGATCGGCTGGGCAAAACGTTCTATCTGCTCGACACCTTCGCCGGAATCGATTCGCGCTTCGTCACTGACACGGAACTGCAATCCGGGGAGTTTGAGCGAAGCCAGCTAAAGCTGCGCAATGGGATGTACGTCAGCGGCGTCGAGGGTGTGCGGGCCAACTTCGCCCAGTGGAAAAACCAGCGCATCATCGTCGGCGCGGTTCCGGAGACCCTCGACCAAGTCGAGGCGCGCACGATCGCTTACCTCCATCTCGACATGAACTGTGCGCCACCCGAAGTCGCCGCGCTGCGCCATTTCTGGCCGCGACTGACGCCGGGCGCCTTTGTGCTCCTCGACGACTACGCGAATCGAGGGCGCGACGAGCAGCGTGCCGCCATGGATGCCGTCGCAGCCGAAGTCGGCGTGGTCATCTGCGCACTACCCACCGGGCAGGGCCTGCTGATCAAGCCGGCCCAGTGA
- a CDS encoding glycosyltransferase has product MKFVLASYGTRGDIEPSAAVGRELQSRGHEVSLAVPPGLLDFTEAAGLQAVAYGPPIEEFLDEDFLRNMWTDFFRSAWTITGPIKVVRKVWEPIIVHWDQVSTTLMSMADGADLLSTGINFEQAAANVAEHYDIPLATLHHFPMRANGELVPTMPAPLVRSSMTAIEWLFWRSTKKAEDQQRHELGLPNATCRSQQRIAARGSLEIQGYDEVCFPGLAAEWAKWNGRRPFVGALTMELATDADDSVTSWIAAGTPPICFGSGSIPVESPTELVEMIGATCAALGERALVCFGGTDFADVPHPDHVKLVGPVNYATVFPACRAVVHHGGSGTTAASMRAGIPTLILWSSADQPYWGAQVKRLKIGAARRFSTATQETLIADLREILAPQYATRARELATRMTKPAESIGRTADLLEDAARRNASA; this is encoded by the coding sequence ATGAAATTTGTCCTGGCAAGCTATGGAACCCGCGGCGATATCGAGCCATCCGCCGCCGTCGGCCGCGAACTGCAGAGCAGGGGGCACGAAGTGTCCCTGGCCGTCCCTCCTGGACTGCTGGACTTCACCGAGGCGGCAGGGCTGCAGGCCGTGGCTTATGGGCCACCGATAGAGGAATTCCTGGACGAGGACTTCCTGCGCAATATGTGGACGGATTTCTTCCGCAGCGCCTGGACGATCACCGGTCCGATCAAGGTGGTCCGCAAGGTGTGGGAACCCATCATCGTGCACTGGGACCAGGTGAGCACGACGCTGATGTCGATGGCGGACGGGGCCGACCTGCTGTCGACCGGCATCAATTTCGAGCAGGCCGCGGCCAATGTGGCCGAGCACTACGACATCCCGCTGGCCACCTTGCATCACTTCCCGATGCGGGCCAACGGCGAGCTCGTCCCGACCATGCCGGCACCGCTGGTCCGCTCGTCGATGACGGCGATCGAGTGGCTGTTTTGGCGCTCGACGAAGAAGGCCGAGGACCAGCAGCGCCATGAACTCGGCCTGCCCAACGCGACATGTCGCTCACAGCAACGGATCGCCGCGCGAGGATCCCTGGAAATTCAGGGTTACGACGAGGTGTGCTTTCCCGGGTTGGCGGCCGAATGGGCGAAATGGAATGGCCGCAGACCCTTTGTCGGTGCGCTGACGATGGAATTGGCCACCGATGCCGACGACTCGGTCACGTCGTGGATCGCCGCGGGAACACCCCCGATCTGCTTCGGCTCGGGCAGCATCCCGGTTGAATCTCCGACCGAGTTGGTCGAAATGATCGGCGCGACGTGTGCGGCGTTGGGTGAGCGAGCATTGGTCTGCTTCGGCGGAACCGACTTCGCCGACGTGCCGCATCCCGACCACGTCAAGCTGGTGGGCCCGGTGAACTACGCGACGGTTTTCCCCGCCTGCCGCGCGGTGGTTCACCACGGCGGATCGGGCACCACCGCGGCAAGCATGCGCGCGGGCATTCCCACGCTGATTCTGTGGAGCTCGGCCGATCAGCCCTATTGGGGAGCTCAGGTGAAACGGCTGAAAATTGGTGCCGCCCGGCGCTTTTCGACCGCCACGCAGGAAACGCTGATCGCGGATCTGCGCGAGATCCTGGCCCCGCAATACGCCACCCGCGCCCGCGAACTCGCTACCCGGATGACCAAACCCGCCGAAAGCATCGGCCGCACTGCCGATCTGTTAGAAGACGCCGCCCGCAGAAACGCCTCCGCCTGA
- a CDS encoding class I SAM-dependent methyltransferase produces the protein MGVGVDRQPVERTAVHRLWKAVLIGSALVVVTACFFVPALLIPIGALLLLLVVGRIVYPGRDRYIPNLYARDTRIYDDAYREFIHHTMSDLRRRRIRSHTLLSEASSLAGPSLGDSDELILDLGVWIGWSTRLISDASDRMVYGFDSFEGLVEDWKLEDHVVKRGTFSLSDPFAQRFMHATGVSFHEGLPDALGRKVQFIKGSTYDTLAPFLAERPNAPIRLFHMDLDTYESCLHALETCKEHFVPGSILVFDEYLVTNGEMRAFFEFQSRYELEWQYRAWGLEMMEMNLEMVTAGWKRAFYRMVAIPVYWLIGEGSFAVKFLRKPFWRFWLGAPIGDMAFLLGAAGSRKSVSLEISGLGKLERTR, from the coding sequence GTGGGCGTTGGGGTCGACAGGCAGCCAGTGGAGCGGACGGCAGTTCATCGTCTGTGGAAAGCGGTCCTGATTGGCAGTGCGCTCGTCGTGGTTACGGCATGCTTCTTCGTGCCGGCTCTGCTCATCCCAATCGGCGCACTGCTGCTGTTGCTGGTAGTGGGACGAATCGTTTATCCGGGGCGGGATCGCTACATTCCCAACCTGTATGCCCGTGACACCAGGATTTATGACGACGCCTACCGTGAGTTCATTCATCACACGATGTCGGATTTGCGTCGGCGCCGAATTCGAAGCCACACATTGTTGTCGGAGGCTTCGAGCCTGGCGGGGCCATCTCTGGGGGACTCCGACGAACTAATCCTCGACCTCGGCGTCTGGATCGGATGGTCGACAAGGCTCATCTCGGATGCGAGCGACCGGATGGTTTACGGTTTCGACAGCTTCGAGGGCCTCGTCGAGGACTGGAAACTTGAGGACCATGTCGTCAAGCGCGGAACATTTTCTTTGTCAGATCCGTTCGCGCAACGTTTTATGCACGCTACCGGTGTGAGTTTCCACGAGGGCCTGCCCGATGCCCTGGGTCGTAAAGTCCAGTTCATCAAGGGAAGTACCTATGACACGCTGGCCCCATTTCTCGCTGAGCGGCCAAATGCGCCGATCAGGCTCTTTCATATGGATTTGGACACCTATGAGAGTTGCCTGCACGCGCTAGAAACGTGCAAGGAGCACTTCGTCCCGGGGTCGATTCTTGTCTTCGACGAATACCTTGTCACCAACGGCGAAATGCGGGCCTTCTTCGAGTTTCAGTCACGCTACGAACTGGAATGGCAATACCGAGCTTGGGGCCTCGAGATGATGGAGATGAATCTCGAGATGGTTACTGCCGGATGGAAACGCGCCTTCTATCGCATGGTCGCGATTCCGGTGTATTGGCTGATCGGGGAGGGTAGCTTCGCCGTGAAGTTCTTGCGCAAGCCGTTTTGGCGATTTTGGCTGGGTGCTCCGATAGGCGACATGGCTTTCCTGCTTGGTGCCGCCGGGTCGCGGAAGTCGGTGAGTCTCGAGATTTCCGGTCTGGGTAAGCTCGAACGGACGCGCTAG
- a CDS encoding glycosyltransferase family 2 protein: MNGQVRISIGIPVYNGEASLEQALRSISSQSFRDYEVIISDNASTDNTAQICREMAAINPRIKYFRQPNNIGPHANFKFVLDKAVGEYFHWLAADDTRSDNFLELNINFLEENVDYVASTCPNRFKGQAEADNVTFSLVGTPGERFAGFLDHCWQSQAVYYSVVRTAILRQCDFIGQPFWAADWAIDLFLASRGNINRTDDGWLELGASGDSSRADAWRVLSNGRIEAVLPFFTFSAYALKLAKSFPLTERVSLFSRLMVLNWRGAYGKAFTALYQRYKAGRSAPNAEG, from the coding sequence GTGAATGGCCAAGTTCGAATAAGTATCGGCATTCCCGTCTACAATGGCGAGGCGTCTCTTGAGCAGGCTCTCAGATCTATAAGTTCTCAGTCGTTCCGTGACTATGAGGTGATCATCTCTGACAATGCGTCCACGGATAATACGGCGCAAATTTGTCGAGAAATGGCTGCAATTAATCCGCGAATTAAATACTTCCGCCAGCCAAATAATATTGGCCCTCATGCCAATTTTAAGTTCGTATTGGATAAAGCAGTCGGTGAATATTTTCACTGGCTCGCTGCAGACGATACGCGGTCAGACAATTTCTTGGAATTGAATATCAACTTCCTGGAGGAAAATGTCGACTATGTAGCGTCAACCTGCCCGAACAGGTTCAAAGGGCAGGCTGAAGCGGACAATGTCACCTTCTCGCTTGTCGGCACTCCGGGCGAACGCTTTGCGGGCTTTTTGGACCACTGCTGGCAATCTCAAGCTGTGTACTACTCTGTCGTTCGGACCGCAATCCTGCGCCAATGTGATTTCATCGGTCAGCCATTCTGGGCGGCAGATTGGGCGATCGATCTGTTCCTTGCCTCGCGTGGAAACATAAATCGAACCGATGACGGCTGGTTAGAACTCGGTGCGTCGGGAGACAGTAGCCGCGCGGACGCATGGCGTGTTCTCAGTAATGGCCGCATCGAAGCTGTACTGCCGTTCTTTACTTTCTCGGCCTATGCGCTCAAATTGGCCAAATCTTTCCCTCTGACCGAAAGAGTGTCACTATTTTCTCGGCTTATGGTACTCAACTGGCGCGGGGCCTATGGGAAAGCATTCACCGCGTTGTATCAGCGGTACAAGGCCGGCCGGTCTGCACCCAATGCTGAGGGGTAA
- a CDS encoding glycosyltransferase, which produces MKFALACYGTRGDVEPSLAAGRELLRRGHEVRLAIPPNLLGLAETAGLDAVAYGPDMQAFWDDEFLRNFWSRFRRTFWTVKGPIKLVQEAWEPVLRSWTDMSETLTALTAGADVLFTGQLYQDLATNVAEYYDIPMAVLHYIPMRPNGQLIPNLPSPLVRTGMAAYDWMVWRMNKKAEDTQRRKLGLPKTTCASPQRIAKRGSLELQAYDEVCFPGLAREWAKWGERRPFVGALTMGLTTDIDDEVAAWANAGTPPIVFGFGSMPVSETPTDTVEMIAAACEQLGERALICAGWADFSEVPHFDHVKVVGAVNYAKVFPSCRAVVHHGGSGTTAAGLRAGIPTLILWTAGDQPFWGGHLKRLKVGAARKFSLTTKDTLIEDLREILTPEFAVKARALAAQMTSADDSVSRSADLLESFAHNGRFA; this is translated from the coding sequence ATGAAATTTGCTCTGGCATGTTATGGAACCCGGGGGGATGTCGAGCCCTCGCTCGCTGCGGGGCGCGAACTGCTGCGCAGAGGGCACGAAGTTCGCCTGGCCATCCCGCCCAACCTGCTTGGCCTGGCCGAGACGGCCGGACTTGACGCGGTTGCCTATGGACCGGATATGCAGGCGTTCTGGGACGACGAGTTCCTGCGCAACTTCTGGTCCAGATTCCGTCGCACGTTCTGGACCGTCAAGGGTCCGATCAAGTTGGTGCAAGAAGCCTGGGAACCCGTGCTGCGGTCCTGGACGGATATGAGCGAGACCCTGACGGCGCTGACCGCCGGGGCCGACGTGCTCTTCACCGGCCAGCTCTACCAGGACCTGGCGACGAACGTCGCGGAGTACTACGACATCCCGATGGCAGTGCTGCATTACATCCCGATGCGGCCCAACGGGCAGCTCATCCCGAACCTGCCGTCGCCGCTGGTACGTACTGGTATGGCGGCGTACGACTGGATGGTCTGGCGGATGAACAAGAAGGCCGAGGACACGCAGCGCCGCAAGCTCGGCCTGCCGAAAACCACCTGCGCCTCCCCGCAGCGGATCGCCAAACGCGGATCGCTGGAACTACAGGCCTACGACGAGGTGTGCTTCCCGGGCCTGGCGCGCGAATGGGCGAAATGGGGCGAGCGACGGCCGTTTGTCGGCGCGTTGACGATGGGGTTGACGACGGATATCGACGACGAGGTCGCGGCGTGGGCGAACGCCGGAACACCGCCGATCGTCTTCGGCTTTGGCAGCATGCCGGTCAGCGAAACGCCGACCGACACGGTCGAGATGATCGCCGCGGCCTGCGAGCAGTTGGGCGAGCGGGCGTTGATCTGCGCCGGTTGGGCCGACTTCAGCGAAGTGCCGCATTTCGATCACGTCAAGGTGGTCGGTGCGGTGAACTACGCGAAGGTGTTCCCCAGCTGCCGCGCGGTGGTGCATCACGGGGGCTCGGGCACCACGGCCGCAGGGCTACGTGCCGGGATCCCCACGCTGATCCTCTGGACGGCGGGCGATCAGCCGTTCTGGGGCGGTCACCTCAAACGGCTGAAAGTCGGTGCCGCCCGGAAGTTTTCGCTCACCACCAAGGACACGTTGATCGAGGATCTGCGAGAGATCCTTACCCCGGAATTCGCGGTCAAAGCACGGGCACTGGCCGCCCAGATGACGTCGGCGGACGACAGCGTCAGCCGCTCAGCCGATCTGCTGGAAAGTTTCGCTCACAACGGGCGTTTTGCGTGA
- a CDS encoding glycosyltransferase, translating into MKFALASYGTRGDIEPSTAVGRELQRRGHEVRLAVPPNLVSLVDSAGLETVAYGPDQQEGFWDVDFLGKFWKIREVIDSWRKTQELLTVSLAEMSKTLVTLAGGVDLLFSGPGFPQVPANVAEYYGIPFATMHYFPMLPNGQLSPGAPAPLVRTAMKVLDWPQRFVTKKAEDAQRRDLGLPKATGPAPRRITARGSLEIQAYDQACFPGLASEWAKWGDQRPFVGTLTIEMSTEADDEVASWIAAGTPPIFFGFGSTAVKSPVETVQMIGAACAQLGERALVCSGWSDFSDVRPVDHVKVVGPVNYATVFPACRAVVHHSGAGTTAAGLRAGVPTLSLWSLGDQRIWAGQVKRLKVGTARPFSATTQETLVGDLREILAPDYVTRAREIATRMTTPAESAAKTADLLENFARIPAAKTS; encoded by the coding sequence GTGAAGTTTGCTCTGGCGAGCTATGGAACCCGCGGCGATATCGAACCCAGCACCGCTGTCGGCCGTGAACTGCAACGCCGAGGGCATGAAGTCCGCTTGGCCGTGCCGCCCAACCTGGTGAGCCTGGTCGACTCGGCCGGGCTCGAGACGGTCGCCTACGGGCCGGACCAGCAGGAGGGGTTCTGGGACGTGGACTTTCTCGGCAAGTTTTGGAAGATCCGGGAGGTGATCGACTCCTGGCGCAAAACCCAGGAGCTATTGACAGTCTCGCTGGCCGAGATGAGCAAGACGCTGGTCACGCTTGCGGGCGGAGTCGATCTGTTGTTCAGCGGCCCTGGTTTCCCTCAGGTGCCCGCCAATGTCGCTGAGTACTACGGGATTCCGTTCGCCACCATGCACTACTTTCCGATGTTGCCCAACGGCCAGCTCTCTCCGGGCGCGCCGGCACCGCTGGTCCGCACCGCAATGAAGGTGCTGGACTGGCCGCAACGGTTCGTGACGAAGAAGGCCGAGGACGCGCAACGTCGTGACCTGGGCCTGCCGAAGGCAACGGGTCCGGCGCCCCGACGGATCACCGCACGCGGATCTCTCGAGATCCAAGCCTACGACCAGGCGTGTTTCCCAGGGCTGGCATCCGAATGGGCCAAATGGGGCGACCAACGGCCGTTTGTGGGCACGCTGACGATAGAGATGTCCACCGAGGCCGACGACGAGGTCGCGTCGTGGATCGCCGCCGGCACTCCCCCGATCTTCTTCGGCTTCGGCAGCACTGCGGTCAAGTCTCCCGTCGAGACGGTGCAGATGATTGGCGCCGCCTGCGCGCAGCTGGGCGAGCGAGCCTTGGTGTGCTCGGGTTGGAGCGACTTCAGCGACGTGCGACCTGTCGACCACGTCAAGGTGGTCGGCCCGGTGAACTATGCGACGGTCTTTCCCGCCTGCCGCGCCGTGGTCCACCACAGCGGTGCCGGCACCACGGCCGCGGGCCTGCGCGCAGGAGTTCCCACGCTGAGCCTTTGGAGCCTGGGCGATCAGCGGATCTGGGCCGGCCAGGTCAAACGACTGAAGGTGGGCACCGCCCGGCCCTTTTCCGCCACCACTCAAGAAACGCTCGTCGGCGACCTGCGGGAGATCCTCGCCCCGGACTACGTCACCCGAGCCCGCGAAATCGCCACCCGGATGACCACACCCGCGGAAAGCGCCGCCAAGACAGCCGATCTCCTAGAAAATTTCGCACGCATACCGGCAGCGAAAACTAGCTGA
- a CDS encoding glycosyltransferase, with protein MKFVLANYGTRGDVEPSLVVARELQRRGHDVQMAVAPDLMEFVEAAGLPAVSYGLDTRSWLDVYRNLWTTFFSRFWRVRQLRRLWREMWELSDQCWRQMNTTLVSLADGADLLFAGLSYQEPAANVAEYYDIPLATLHHVPMRPNGQVVSFLPPPLARYSMTVFDWFCWRLNKKVEDAQRRELGLPKASGPSPARIAGRQSLEIQGYDAACFPGLAAEWAKWDGHRPFVGTLTMELTTEVDDEVTSWIAAGTPPICFGFGSMPVESPAETIEMISAACAELGERALVCAGWSDFSGVPQFDHVKVVGAVNYAKVFPACRAVVHHGGSGTTAASMRAGVPTLILSMDPNQTIWGAQLKRLKVGTTRRFSSTSRESLITDLRQILVPEYATRARELATRMTKPAESVSTAADLVEEFARAKHFA; from the coding sequence ATGAAATTCGTGCTGGCAAATTACGGAACTCGGGGCGATGTCGAGCCCTCCCTCGTTGTCGCACGCGAGCTGCAGCGCAGAGGCCACGACGTGCAGATGGCCGTCGCGCCCGACCTGATGGAATTCGTCGAGGCGGCCGGGCTTCCGGCGGTGTCCTACGGGCTGGACACGCGGAGCTGGCTGGACGTGTACCGCAACCTCTGGACGACGTTCTTCAGCAGGTTCTGGCGGGTCCGGCAGCTGAGACGGCTGTGGCGCGAGATGTGGGAGCTCAGCGACCAGTGCTGGAGACAGATGAACACGACACTGGTGTCCCTGGCCGATGGTGCCGACCTGCTGTTCGCCGGGTTGAGTTACCAGGAGCCCGCCGCCAATGTCGCCGAGTATTACGACATTCCATTGGCCACGCTGCATCACGTCCCGATGCGGCCCAACGGCCAAGTCGTTTCGTTCCTGCCGCCGCCGCTGGCCCGCTATTCGATGACGGTGTTCGACTGGTTCTGCTGGCGGCTGAACAAGAAGGTCGAGGACGCGCAACGCCGTGAACTCGGCCTGCCGAAGGCAAGCGGCCCGTCTCCCGCACGGATCGCTGGACGGCAATCCCTGGAGATCCAGGGCTACGACGCGGCTTGCTTTCCCGGACTGGCAGCCGAGTGGGCGAAATGGGACGGCCACCGTCCCTTCGTCGGCACGCTGACGATGGAGCTAACGACCGAGGTCGACGACGAGGTCACATCTTGGATTGCCGCGGGCACGCCGCCAATTTGCTTTGGTTTCGGCAGCATGCCGGTGGAATCTCCAGCCGAGACCATCGAGATGATCAGTGCGGCCTGCGCGGAGTTGGGCGAGCGGGCATTGGTGTGTGCCGGGTGGAGCGACTTCAGCGGCGTCCCGCAATTCGACCATGTCAAGGTGGTGGGCGCGGTGAACTACGCAAAAGTCTTTCCCGCCTGCCGCGCCGTCGTGCACCACGGCGGCTCGGGAACCACGGCCGCCAGCATGCGCGCGGGGGTTCCCACCTTGATTCTCTCGATGGACCCCAACCAGACGATCTGGGGCGCGCAGCTCAAACGACTGAAAGTCGGGACCACCCGCCGCTTTTCGAGTACCAGCCGCGAATCGTTGATCACGGACCTGCGCCAGATCCTTGTCCCGGAATACGCGACCCGAGCGCGTGAACTCGCCACCCGGATGACAAAACCCGCCGAGAGTGTCAGCACCGCTGCCGATCTGGTGGAAGAGTTCGCTCGCGCGAAGCATTTTGCCTAA